Below is a window of Streptomyces sp. WMMB303 DNA.
TAGGGGCCCGCCGCATGCGGGCCGTAGATCTCGTCGCGTTCGACCTGGCGCGCCTCGCCCCCGGTCAGTTCGTCGGGGTGCACCTCGTCCTCGGCGGACGGCAGCCAGCGCACGTCGTCGTCGAGCGTGTGCGCCGGGCCGTGGTCCGCGGGGCCGCCGTCCGGGCGGGTGGACCACCAGTCGGTGCCCGGCAGCGGCCGGTCGGCCTCGCCCTCGTCACGGGCACGCAGCGCCGCGTCCCGGGTGTCGGCCACCGCGCGCTGCGCTCCTTCGCGGTACGCGGCGATCGCGCCGCGGCGCGCCGCCCGCGTGGAGACCTCGTCGGCAGGGCCCTCCCGGTCCGGCAGCCGCCCGCCGTGCGGACCGGGCGCCTCCGGTGGACCGGGCACGTCCTCCTGCGGCTCGATCCCCTCCCAACCGAAGATGCCGCGACGCCGCTCCTCGGTGCCCGGCACGTCCGCCGCGTGGCCGCCGTCCCGTGCGGTGAAGCCCTCGGGCAGCCGCTCCCCGGTCCAGGTGGCGGGCTGCGGTGCCGGGGCGGACGCGGGACCGGCTTCCGCTCCGGCCGCTCGCCCGTGCCGGGTACCACCGACCGGGGGCGCACCCGGCACGTCCGCGGCGGCGCGCGTGGAACCGGGTGCGGCGGGTCCGTGCGGGGGACCGGCCTGCGCGGCCGGCTCGGGATCGTCCGGCGCGGGCGGGGGCAGCGGGTCGTAGCCGCACAGTGCCTCCTCGGCGGCCCCCACCGCGAGCCCGGTGAGGACCGCGCGCCCGTCCTCGCAGACGAGCACCGTGCGGGCCGTGATGTTGCGGTGCACCCAGCCGTGCGCGTGCACGATCCGCAGGGCGGCCAGCAGGTCGGCGGCGATCTCGGCGGCGCGGTGCGCGCCCAGCGGGCGTTCGGCCAGCAGGGCCGCCAGGGGCCGGGCGGGCACCGACTCGCTCACTATCCACAGCCCGTCGTCCTCGACGAAGACGTCGAAGATCTGGTCGAGCCTGGGGTGGTCCGGAAGCTGCGCGGCGGCGACGGCGGCCTCCATCGCCCTGCGGACCGCGGGGTCCGCAGGGCGCCGGGTCAGCTGCGGGCCACTGCCGCGCGATCCGCCGTCCGGGCCCCGGCCGGGGGCGCCGTAGCCCTCGTCCACCACCTCGGCCTCGACGACCTCGGGCAACGGAACCTGGCGGACGAGGACTTCCTGACCGCTGGCGATGTCCCACGCGGGGGACTCGGCGAGTTCGTACGCGTCGGCAGGGGGCAGGGGAAGGCGGTAGCGGTCGACGAGCAGCCGACCGGTGTACTCCGCGTGCTCCTTCACGACGCCCTCCCCACCGCGCGCGAGACCGCCAATTCCGTTCGGTTCCGGCCTTCTTGCGGATAGCTACGGTCCGCGTCCTTCACAATACGTCCGGGAACCGGCTACGTCACCGCGCGTCGGCGGTCCGGTCCGCCGTCCTGACGGTTCCCCGGGCCGTTCCGGTGCGGCGTGGGCGCAGCCCGCGCACAGCGGGCGCGTGCCCCCGCACTCGTGCGCCGGGCGGATGCTCCGGGCGCGCACGGACTCGTACGGCGGGACTGGTCAGATATCGGAACCGAGGCGTCGGTCTGTCGTCAGCTGCCCGGCCGATCTGTCGTCAGCTGCCCGGCCCGAAGCCCCGTGCGCCCGTCAGGCGCTCGGCTCGAAGGTCCGGAACGCGGCCTTCCGGAGCGTCGTGCACGCCTTGTCCTCCCAGGCGTCGGCCTTGCAGGTGATGAGTATCGCGTAGCCGTTCTTGCCGTCGACCTTGAAGCCGCGGTCGAGCGCGTGCACCTTCGTGCCGTTCTCCTTGCGCAGGAACTGCCAGTCGGCCACGGTCGGGTAGTCGCGCCACTCGACCTCCTCGATGCCGAGCGACTTGTAGCCGGAGCTGGAGCCCTTGACCGCGGACTCCAGGTCGCGCCAGGCCCCGGCGGCATCGCCGCCGGGGCTGCTGGTGTGGTCGATCTGGATCCGCGGATAACCGCCGCCGGGCGGAGCGTACTTGCGGCCCGAGTTCTTGCCCGCTATCCCGGCGGGCTTCCAGTCCTCGGGCAGGGCGACGGAGAAGTGGAACCTGCTGTCCTTGACCAGCGCGTACCCGTCGGGCAGCGCGGAGCCGTCCTTCTCGCCCTTCTTGTCGTCCTTCCCGCCCTCGCCCTTGTCCTCGCCGCTGCTCCGCCCCTCGTCACCGTCGGAGGTGTCCCCGTCCTCCCCTGCCTTCCCGGCTGTGGCCTGCTCGCCCTCGCGGGTGCCGCCTCCGCCGTTCTCGGCGCTGCTGTCGGCCGCGCCGGACGCCTTGCCGCCGCCGTCACCACCGCTGTTCACCACGATCAGCACGATGACCAGGACGACGGCGAGCACGGCAGCCGCCGCGATCGCCAGCGTCCGGGGCGAGAGACCCTTGCGCAGCTCGGGCAGCTCCCGCAGGTCGCGCAGCGAGGTGATCGCGCCACTGCCCCCGCTCTCCGGCGGCAGCGCCCTGCCGCCGCTGCCCGGCCCCGGCAGCGGACCACCGCCGGAACCGGCTCCGGCACCAGACCCGGTGCCGGAGTCGGAGGAGCCCGCCGGCCCCTCGGACGCCCCGGAGCCCTGTGCATCGGCCGCGCCAGCACCGGAGCCCGCCGCATCACCGCTCTTCCGGCCCCGGGTCCCGCCCGGTGCCGCGGACGGCGACGCCGAGGGGTGCGGTGGTGCCGGGGGCGGCGAGGGCGTCGCGGAGGCGGCACCGGAGGAAGTGCCACGCCGGGAGCCCGGGCGGGCGGGAGGGGCGGCATCGGCGGACGTGCCGTCCGTGCCGCCGCCCCGGGCCGGGGAGCTGGAGCCGGGGCGTTCCGGGGCTCCGGTGGTGTTCGCGGCGGCCGAGCCGGCGCCCACGGCACCCGCCGCGTTGCGGACCGACTTCAGGGCGCCCCGCAGGCGTTCGCCGGAACCGGTGCCCTCCGAGCGGCGCTTGCGCCTGCCGCCGGTGGTCCCGGCGCTGTAGGCGGGGCCGCTCGCGCCGGCGCCGCCGGCCGCTGCGGCCGAGCCCTTGCCGCCCGGTGCGGCCGCGGGCGGCACCGGAGGCAGGACGGAGGTGCGCTCGGCGCGGCTCTCGGCGTCCCGTCCGCCGGACGGGTCCAGGGGGCTGCGGTGCCCGGAGGCGACCGGCTCCAGCAGCAGCCGCGCCCCGTTCACATCGAGCCGCTTCTCCGGCTCCTTGACCAGCAGTCCGGCGATGACCTCGCGCAGTTCGCCCGCGTGTTCGGGATACGGCACGGGTTCGGTCATCACAGCCGTCAGGGTGGAGATGGCCGAGCCCTTGTCGTAGGGGGGATGGCCCTCGACGGCGGCGAACAGCAGGCCGCCCAGCGACCACAGGTCGGCGGGCGGGCCCGGGGGCTTGCCCCGCGCCCGCTCGGGAGAGATGTAGGAGGGAGCGCCGACGAGCATGCCGGTGGAGGTGACGGAGGGGTCGCCCTCGACCTTGGCGATGCCGAAGTCGGTGAGGACCACCCGGCCGGTGCCGTCCTCCAGCAGTACGTTGGAGGGCTTCACGTCGCGGTGCAGGATGCCCTCGCGGTGGGCCGCGCGGAGCACGTCGAGGATGGCGAGGCCGACCTCGGCCGCGCGCTGCGGGTTCAGCGGGCCGTCGTTCTTGATCTTGTCGCCCAGGGAGCGGCCCTCGACCAGCTCCATGACGATCCACGGCCGGCTGTCCTCGTTGACGACGTCGAAGACGGTGACGGCGCTGCCGCTGCGGATCCTCGCGATGGCCTTGGCCTCACGCAGGGTGCGGGTGATGAGCCGCTGCTTCTCCTCCTCGTCCACGCTGGAGGGGAAACGGAGCTCCTTCACGGCGACCCGGCGGCCCAGGACTTCGTCCTCGCCGCGCCAGACAGTGCCCATACCGCCGCGCCCGAGGACCTCCCCGAGCCGATAGCGCCCGCCTACCAGCCGTCCCGCGTCCTCGCTCATGAATCCCCTTGTGTCCCCTCTGCGTGAGAGCCCGCCCCCGGCAGAGCCTTCATTGTGAACCATCACCCCGACAAGACGTGTACGGGGGCAGCACAGTTACACCACAGCCCCACCACTCCTCACCGGGGTTCACACGCCCAACAGTCGTCGCGGCCATGACCAGCCCAACGGGGGACCCGCGACGGGCCCCCCGGCGCCGCGGCGCTCCCGCGCAGCCGGCTACACGGGCACGATGTCGGGTGCCCCCAACCGCGCGGCGTCCGCCGTCTGGTCGTCCGGCTGAAGCTGCGACTCGCGCTCCGCCTCGACCCGCTTCTGGTAGTGCTCGACCTCCCGGTCCACCTGGTCGGAATCCCAGCCCAGCACCGGTGCCATCAACTCGGCGCACTCCCGTGCGCTCCGTGCGCCCCGGTCGAAGGTCTCGATGGAGATGCGCGTGCGGCGGGTCAGCACGTCGTCCAGATGACGGGCCCCCTCGTGCGTGCAGGCGTAGACGACCTCCGCCTTGAGGTAGTCGTCGGCGGCGGGCAGCGGCTCGCGCAGCGCGGGTTCCTTCGCGATCAGGTCGAGCACCTCCTCCGTCATCGAGCCGTAGCGGCCCAGCAGATGCTCCACCCGGGCCACATGCAGTCCGGCACGCTGCGCCAGGCGCGCGCGTCCGTTCCACAGCGCGGCGTACCCCTCGGC
It encodes the following:
- a CDS encoding serine/threonine-protein kinase, with product MSEDAGRLVGGRYRLGEVLGRGGMGTVWRGEDEVLGRRVAVKELRFPSSVDEEEKQRLITRTLREAKAIARIRSGSAVTVFDVVNEDSRPWIVMELVEGRSLGDKIKNDGPLNPQRAAEVGLAILDVLRAAHREGILHRDVKPSNVLLEDGTGRVVLTDFGIAKVEGDPSVTSTGMLVGAPSYISPERARGKPPGPPADLWSLGGLLFAAVEGHPPYDKGSAISTLTAVMTEPVPYPEHAGELREVIAGLLVKEPEKRLDVNGARLLLEPVASGHRSPLDPSGGRDAESRAERTSVLPPVPPAAAPGGKGSAAAAGGAGASGPAYSAGTTGGRRKRRSEGTGSGERLRGALKSVRNAAGAVGAGSAAANTTGAPERPGSSSPARGGGTDGTSADAAPPARPGSRRGTSSGAASATPSPPPAPPHPSASPSAAPGGTRGRKSGDAAGSGAGAADAQGSGASEGPAGSSDSGTGSGAGAGSGGGPLPGPGSGGRALPPESGGSGAITSLRDLRELPELRKGLSPRTLAIAAAAVLAVVLVIVLIVVNSGGDGGGKASGAADSSAENGGGGTREGEQATAGKAGEDGDTSDGDEGRSSGEDKGEGGKDDKKGEKDGSALPDGYALVKDSRFHFSVALPEDWKPAGIAGKNSGRKYAPPGGGYPRIQIDHTSSPGGDAAGAWRDLESAVKGSSSGYKSLGIEEVEWRDYPTVADWQFLRKENGTKVHALDRGFKVDGKNGYAILITCKADAWEDKACTTLRKAAFRTFEPSA